The following proteins are co-located in the Macadamia integrifolia cultivar HAES 741 chromosome 3, SCU_Mint_v3, whole genome shotgun sequence genome:
- the LOC122074607 gene encoding ABC transporter G family member 5-like, translated as MTKQGCEIDAIGIDYKIFTHKRSFRYPFKISGSRKQEEQPETAGARPEFRHVLKDVTCRAKPREILAIVGPSGAGKSTLLEVLVGHLTPQTASILINQEPMDNARFKKISGYVTQADTLFPLLTVEETLMFSAKLSLRLEPAELTSRVKSLMNELGLTHVASTRIGDTRVRGISGGERRRVSIGVDVIHEPKVLILDEPTSGLDSTSALQIIDMLKIMAETRGRTIILSIHQPGFRIVKLFNSILLMADGAVLHHGTIEQLSLHLLSMGLQLPLQVNVVEFAIDAVEIIQLSKQLPQLSQQPPRNRSGKSTLRQLFQQKVADEETTTTTTAAANGCFANSRVKETIMLTHRFSKNVYRTKELFACRTVQMLIAGLVLGSIFHDLKDDLSGAEERVGLFAFLLTFLLSCSTEALPIFLQEREIFMKETSCGSYRVSSYVIANGLVFLPFLLILAFLFSAPLYWLVGLNRSFTAFLYFLLLIWLVLYTANSVVMCCSALVPNFIVGNSVIAGVMGSFFLFSGYFISKSGMPKYWVFVHYISLFKYPFEGFLINEFSGKGKCFEYMFGECVVSAEHVMREEGYRKQSRWMNVLIMVCFILVYRFISYVVLRYSCSRRSLKGSLT; from the coding sequence ATGACGAAACAAGGTTGCGAGATAGATGCAATAGGCATCGACTACAAGATCTTCACCCACAAAAGAAGTTTCAGATACCCATTTAAGATCTCCGGTAGCAGAAAACAAGAAGAACAGCCCGAAACTGCCGGAGCCAGACCGGAGTTCCGGCACGTCCTCAAGGACGTAACTTGTAGAGCCAAACCAAGGGAGATCCTCGCCATCGTAGGCCCGAGCGGTGCCGGCAAATCGACCCTTCTAGAAGTCCTCGTCGGACATCTTACTCCTCAAACTGCTTCCATCCTTATCAACCAAGAACCCATGGACAACGCCCGGTTCAAGAAAATCTCCGGCTACGTCACTCAAGCTGACactctctttcctctcctcACTGTCGAAGAAACACTCATGTTCAGTGCTAAGCTCAGTCTCAGGCTCGAACCAGCCGAGTTAACCTCCCGGGTCAAGTCCTTGATGAACGAGCTCGGCTTGACCCATGTTGCATCAACCCGGATCGGAGACACCCGGGTTCGTGGCATCTCTGGAGGCGAGAGGCGGCGTGTATCGATCGGCGTCGACGTGATCCACGAACCTAAGGTGTTGATTCTAGACGAACCGACGTCAGGGCTTGACAGCACCTCAGCGTTGCAAATCATAGATATGTTGAAAATCATGGCCGAGACACGCGGTCGGACCATAATCCTGAGCATCCATCAACCCGGGTTCAGGATCGTGAAGCTCTTCAACTCCATCCTCTTAATGGCGGACGGCGCCGTTTTACATCACGGCACCATCGAACAGCTTAGCCTGCATTTGCTCTCCATGGGTCTTCAGCTTCCTCTTCAGGTTAACGTCGTTGAGTTTGCCATCGACGCCGTTGAAATAATCCAACTGTCAAAGCAACTGCCACAACTGTCACAGCAACCGCCGCGAAATCGGAGTGGAAAGTCTACGCTGCGGCAGCTCTTCCAACAGAAGGTGGCGGATGAagaaaccaccaccaccaccaccgccgcaGCTAATGGTTGTTTCGCTAATTCAAGAGTAAAAGAGACCATTATGCTCACGCACAGGTTCTCTAAGAATGTGTATCGAACGAAGGAGCTCTTCGCTTGCAGAACGGTTCAGATGCTGATCGCAGGGCTAGTCTTAGGCTCCATCTTTCATGATCTGAAAGACGATCTCTCAGGTGCAGAAGAGAGGGTTGGTCTATTTGCTTTCTTATTGACATTCCTGCTGTCGTGTAGCACGGAAGctcttcccatctttcttcaagagagagagattttcatgAAGGAGACCTCATGTGGGAGCTACAGGGTCTCATCTTATGTGATAGCTAATGGTCTAGTTTTTCTGCCATTTCTACTCATCTTAGCCTTCTTGTTCTCTGCTCCTCTGTACTGGCTTGTGGGTCTAAACCGGAGCTTCACGGCTTTCCTGTATTTTCTGCTATTAATCTGGTTGGTTCTTTACACGGCGAACTCGGTTGTGATGTGTTGCAGTGCTCTGGTGCCGAATTTCATAGTTGGAAACTCGGTGATTGCAGGGGTAATGGGgtctttctttctgttttctGGGTATTTCATATCGAAGAGTGGGATGCCAAAATATTGGGTTTTTGTGCATTATATATCGCTGTTTAAATATCCTTTTGAAGGGTTTCTGATAAATGAGTTCTCTGGGAAGGGGAAGTGCTTTGAATATATGTTTGGTGAGTGTGTGGTGAGTGCAGAACATGTCATGAGGGAAGAAGGATATCGGAAGCAGAGTAGATGGATGAATGTGTTGATCATGGTTTGCTTCATCTTGGTTTACAGATTCATCTCCTATGTCGTCCTTAGGTATAGTTGCTCTCGCAGATCTCTCAAGGGAAGCCTTACTTGA